CTCGCGGGCCCCCTGGTGCCCGGCCCGGTCCAGCAGCCAGGCCGCGACGGTGAGCGGGGCCGGCAGCACCGGGTCGTCGGGACCCCCGGCCCGCACGTCGACGCCGAACCCGCGCAGGCTGCCGGTCGCGTCCCCCGGCCACCGCCCGCCCGGGTCGGCCGCGCCCAGCACCACGACCCGCTCGGCCGCCGACACCGCCTCCAGGGCCAGGGCGCAGGCGGCCCGGACGTCGTCCAGCTCGCCGGCGGCACCGACCGCGACCTCGGGGACGAGCACCGGCGGCCCAGGCACGAAGGCGACCGCGACGATCACGCGACACCGCCCACCGGTGCGCAGAAACCAGGCATGGTTCCGACCCTACGTGCGCAGCCTCAATCCGCCTCGGCGCGATGCCGATGCCGAGGTCGGGGTACCTCAACCGCACCCAGGGAGCCGCATGCCGCGCGAGCGCTCGCTCGACGAGCTGCTGCTCTGTGCCCGGGGTGGGGACAAGGACGCCTTCGGCGCCCTGTTCCAGCGGCTGTCCCCCGGCGTCGCGGGGTACCTGCGCGCGCACCGCTGCCCGGACGTCGAGGACGTCACCAGCGAGGTGTTCCTCGCCGCGTTCCGCGGGATCTCCCGGTTCGAGGGGGACGCCGCCGCACTGCGCGCCTGGCTGTTCAGCCTGGCCCATCGCCGCCGGGTGGACGCGATCCGGCGCGCCGTCCGGCGTCCGCAGGTCGTCGACGCCGGCCTGGACGACGACCCGCACAGCGAGCCGAGCGCCGAGGAGGTCGCGCTGTCCGGGTCCGGCGCGCCGCAGTCCGGTCTGCACCCCTCCCTCACGGGCGGGGCGCTCGCGCTGCTGCACTGGCTGACCGAGGACCAGCGGGAGGTGCTGGCGCTGCGGGTGGTCGCCGACCTGTCCCTGGAGGAAACCGCCGTGGCTCTCGGGCGCAGCGTCGGCGCGGTCAAGGCGCTGCAGCACCGGGCGCTCGAGGCGCTGCGACGGCTGGTCGAGCAGGGCACGGCGGTGGGCCGAACGGGTGACAGCGGCCACGGGGCGTATCCCCCGGTGGCCGCCGTGCGATGACAGGGGTGAGATGAGCAACGGCGACGACTTCTTCGACGACCGGCTGGCCGGTCCCACCGGGACCCAGCAGGGGGTCGAGGGCGTGCTGCGCGACCTGCGCCGACTGGCTGACCAGCCCGCGCCACGTCCCGGGGCCGAGCTCGCCGCCTTCCTGGCCGCGGCGCCGACCGTCGCCCCCGCCGGACGGCTGACCCCCGTGAAACGGCGGATCACCCGGCTGGCCGCCCGCGCGGCGAGCATGGGGGCCGCAGGCGCCATCGTGCTAGGGGGCGGCGCCGTGGCGATGGCCTGCGTCGGCGTCGTCACCGTGGCGCACGTGACGTCGCAGGACCCCAAGCCGCCGGCCGTCGTGAGCACGCTGCTGCCGACCCACTCCGAGGCCAGCGAGTCCCCGGAGGTCGGGGCCACGGCCACCCGGTCGACGGCCCCGACCGCGACGACCACCCACACCACCGTGCCGGCCAAGTCGCCCGAGGCCAACCAGACGGCCGAGCCCAGCGGGTCGCCGGGCCAAGACAAGAGCGGCGCCAACCACAACGACGGCCAGGGCCAGGACGACCAGCGGGCCCACGTGAACAGCGGCGGACCGGTCAACCACCAAAGCGACCAGTGGCGGCAGGGTCTCGGCCAGGGCTTCAGCGGCCCGAAGGCGGTCGGCGGCGCCGGTGGCTTCGGCCGCAACGACGGAACCCAGCAGGGCGGCGGACGCTAGCCCCGACCCGGACACCGCGGGCGTGCGGCGTCAGGCGCGAACCGAGGGCATCCCCAGGAGCACGCCCCCACCCGTGGGGACGTGCTCCTCGTTCGTCTGCTGCCGGGCCAGCCAGGCGTCACCGGCCCGGGTGCGGCGCACCGCGAAGGTCGGGCCGTCGGCCACCAGGTGGTGCGGTGCCGCGTAGGTGACCTGGACGGTCGCGACGTCCCCCGGCCGCGGTGGCTGCTGCCCCTGCGGCACGGTGAAGTGCACCAGCCGGTTGTCCGGTGCCCGGCCGGACAGCCGGTGCGTCGCGTCGTCCTTGCGGCCCTCGCCCTCGGCCACCAGCACCTCGAGCACCCGGCCGACCTGCCGCCGGTTCTCAGCCCAGGCGATGTCGTCCTGCAGGGCCACCAGCCGCTCGTACCGCTCCTGGACGACGGACTTGGGCACCTGGTCGGCCATCTCCGCGGCCGGCGTCCCCGGCCGGGGCGAGTACTGGAAGGTGAACGCGCCGGCGAACCGGGCCGCCCGAACCACGTCCAGGGTGGCCTCGAACTCGGCGTCGGTCTCCCCGGGGAAGCCGACGATGATGTCGGTGGTGATGGCGGCGTCCGGCATGACGGCCCGGACCCGCTCGATGAGGCCGAGGTAGCGCTCCTGCCGGTACGACCGGCGCATCCGGCGCAGCACGTCGTCCGAGCCGGACTGCAGCGGCATGTGCAGGCTGGGCATCACGTTCGGGGTCTGTGCCATCGCCTCGATGACGTCGTCGGTGAAGTCCTTGGGGTGCGGGCTGGTGAACCGCACCCGCTCCAGCCCCTCGACGTCGCCGCAGGCCCGCAGCAGCTTGGAGAACGCCTGCCGGTCGCCGAACTCCACGCCGTAGGAGTTCACGTTCTGCCCGAGCAGGGTGACCTCGAGGACACCCTGCTCGACCAGCGCCTCGACCTCGGCGAGGACGTCGCCGGGGCGGCGGTCCTTCTCGGTGCCGCGCAGGCTCGGGACGATGCAGAACGTGCAGGTGTTGTTGCAGCCCACGCTGATGGAGACGCACGCCGCGTAGGCGGACTCGCGCCGGGTGGGCAGCGTGGACGGGAAGACCTCCAGCGACTCGAGGATCTCCACCTGCGCGGTCTGGTTGTGCCGGGCCCGCTCGAGCAGCACCGGCAGCGAGCCGATGTTGTGGGTGCCGAAGACGACGTCCACCCAGGGGGCCCGGCGGGTGATCTCGCCGCGGTCCTTCTGGGCCAGGCAGCCCCCGACGGCGATCTGCATGCCCGGGCGCTGCGCCTTCACGGGGGCCAGGTGGCCGAGGTTGCCGTACAGGCGGTTGTCGGCGTTCTCGCGCACCGCGCAGGTGTTGAACACGACGACGTCGGCCGGCTCGTCCTCGGCCGCGCGCCGGTAGCCCGCGTCCTCCAGTAGGCCGGCCAGCCGCTCGGAGTCGTGGGTGTTCATCTGGCACCCGTAGGTGCGGATCTGGTAGCTGCGCTGTGTCATGTCGGGGTCAAGGGTAGGCGGACCTACGCTGCCCCCGTGCCCACCCCACCCAGGCACCTGACGGCCAGCGCCGTCGTGGTCACCCCGGACGGCACCCGGGTGCTGCTGCGGCACCCCCGGTTCGGGCGCTGGGGCCCGCTTGGCGGCCACGTGGAGGGGACGAGTCCCTGCCGGACGCCGTCCACCGGGAGGTGGCCAAGGAGTCCGGGCTGGCCGACGTCCGGGTCCTGGAACCCGCTCTCGGCGTGACGCAGGCCATGGTTTCCTGCGGTGTCACCTGCGGCCGCGGCGAGGAGGTCCGGCACCGGGACCACTTGTTCGCGGTCGTGGCCGACCCGGAGCACCCGCTCGCTGCCGAACCGGGCTCGGTGCTGGCCTGGTTCGCCGTGGGCGCGCTGCCGGAGCCCGCCGTCCCGGGGCTGGGCGCGGGGGTCAGCGCGGCCGCGGAGGCCGCGCGCGGAGCCCGCTCGTAGAGTCGAGGACGTGAACGCGAGCCAGCAGCACGCCCTCGTGGGGGTGCTCGCCGTCGACCCGGCCGGGACGCAGGTGCTCTTGGAGCGCGACCCGGAGTTCGGCCGGTGGGGGGTGGTCAGCGCCCACCTCAAGGGACGTGAGCGACCGCTCTCGGCCG
The sequence above is a segment of the Actinomycetes bacterium genome. Coding sequences within it:
- the miaB gene encoding tRNA (N6-isopentenyl adenosine(37)-C2)-methylthiotransferase MiaB, which encodes MTQRSYQIRTYGCQMNTHDSERLAGLLEDAGYRRAAEDEPADVVVFNTCAVRENADNRLYGNLGHLAPVKAQRPGMQIAVGGCLAQKDRGEITRRAPWVDVVFGTHNIGSLPVLLERARHNQTAQVEILESLEVFPSTLPTRRESAYAACVSISVGCNNTCTFCIVPSLRGTEKDRRPGDVLAEVEALVEQGVLEVTLLGQNVNSYGVEFGDRQAFSKLLRACGDVEGLERVRFTSPHPKDFTDDVIEAMAQTPNVMPSLHMPLQSGSDDVLRRMRRSYRQERYLGLIERVRAVMPDAAITTDIIVGFPGETDAEFEATLDVVRAARFAGAFTFQYSPRPGTPAAEMADQVPKSVVQERYERLVALQDDIAWAENRRQVGRVLEVLVAEGEGRKDDATHRLSGRAPDNRLVHFTVPQGQQPPRPGDVATVQVTYAAPHHLVADGPTFAVRRTRAGDAWLARQQTNEEHVPTGGGVLLGMPSVRA
- a CDS encoding RNA polymerase sigma factor; the protein is MPRERSLDELLLCARGGDKDAFGALFQRLSPGVAGYLRAHRCPDVEDVTSEVFLAAFRGISRFEGDAAALRAWLFSLAHRRRVDAIRRAVRRPQVVDAGLDDDPHSEPSAEEVALSGSGAPQSGLHPSLTGGALALLHWLTEDQREVLALRVVADLSLEETAVALGRSVGAVKALQHRALEALRRLVEQGTAVGRTGDSGHGAYPPVAAVR